One Prinia subflava isolate CZ2003 ecotype Zambia chromosome 8, Cam_Psub_1.2, whole genome shotgun sequence DNA window includes the following coding sequences:
- the LOC134554291 gene encoding cilia- and flagella-associated protein 251-like has product MPGVSAKAPAGSPPPSATPPPFNQSSTAFPLIGRLLTNDKAGVGGGRALRGARFRGRGLPGAAGPREEEEEEEEEEEEEEEEEEEKEEEEEEEEEEEEEEEEEEEEEEEEEEEEEEWEEEEEEEEEEEEEEEEEEEEEEEEEEGGNRAEEEKEEEEEEEEKWERKDEEEEEEKREEEEEEEEKEEEKWEKKEDEEEDEEEQEKEDEEDEEEKREDEEEEEEKQEEEEKEDEDEEEKEKREKEEDEEEEEDEEEKQEKEEEEEKREEEEEENEEEEEEKEKEKWEKEEDEEEDEEEQEKEVEEKEEEEKREEEEEEEDEEEKEE; this is encoded by the exons ATGCCGGGGGTCAGCGCAAAGGCGCCCGCAGGAAGCCCGCCCCCCTCTGCCACGCCCCCTCCCTTCAACCAATCCTCGACCGCTTTCCCATTGATTGGCAGATTGCTGACCAATGACAAGGCGGGTGTGGGCGGGGGGCGGGCTCTGCGCGGCGCGCGGTTCCGCGGGCGCGGCctcccgggagcggcggggccgcgg gaggaagaggaggaggaggaggaagaggaggaagaggaagaggaggaggaggaggagaaggaggaagaggaggaagaggaggaggaagaggaggaagaggaggaggaagaggaggaagaggaggaggaggaggaggaggaggaggaggagtgggaggaggaggaagaggaggaggaggaggaggaggaggaggaggaggaggaggaagaggaagaggaagaggaggaggaaggagggaacaGGGCC gaggaagaaaaggaggaggaggaagaggaggaggaaaagtgggagaggaaggatgaggaggaagaggaagaaaagcgggaggaggaagaggaggaggaggaaaaggaggaggaaaagtgggagaagaaggaggatgaggaggaagatgaggaagagcaggagaaggaggatgaggaggatgaggaggaaaagagagaggatgaggaggaagaggaagaaaagcaggaggaggaagaaaaggaggatgaggatgaggaggagaaagaaaagcgggagaaggaggaggatgaggaggaggaggaagatgaggaggaaaagcaggaaaaggaggaggaggaggaaaagcgggaggaggaagaggaggagaatgaggaggaagaggaggaaaaggagaaggaaaagtgggagaaggaggaggatgaggaggaagatgaggaagagcaggagaaggaggtggaggagaaggaggaggaggaaaagcgggaggaggaagaggaggaggaggatgaggaggaaaaggaggagtaA